A section of the Brienomyrus brachyistius isolate T26 unplaced genomic scaffold, BBRACH_0.4 scaffold47, whole genome shotgun sequence genome encodes:
- the LOC125723255 gene encoding PRELI domain-containing protein 1, mitochondrial-like, producing the protein MVKYFFNEMDIKSAWDHVVCAFWQRYPNPFSAHVLTEDVVYREVTPDHRLLSRRLLTKTNRLPRWAERLFPAHLSRSVYVVEDSVLDPVSRTLTTFTWNLNHTTLMTVEERCMFQENQERPAWTKLTREAWIFSGVYGFSRAIQEFGLARFKSNQAKAMKGLEHALSNLQGEPPQWLHRDAVKEASGKAKGAALAASETAKNLASAAAPKKSQQFV; encoded by the exons ATGGTGAAGTACTTCTTCAATGAGATGGACATCAAGAGCGCATGGGACCATGTCGTTTGTGCTTTCTGGCAACGCTACCCCAACCCGTTCAG CGCCCACGTGCTGACCGAAGATGTGGTGTACCGTGAGGTCACGCCAGATCACCGGCTGCTCTCCCGGCGCCTCCTGACCAAGACCAACCGGCTGCCGCGCTGGGCGGAAAGGCTCTTTCCCGCCCACCTGTCGCGTTCCGTCTACGTCGTGGAGGACTCTGTCCTGGACCCGGTCAGCAGGACGCTGACCACGTTCACGTGGAACCTGAACCACACAACGCTGATG ACTGTGGAGGAGCGCTGCATGTTCCAGGAGAACCAGGAGCGTCCTGCTTGGACCAAGCTAACGCGGGAAGCATGGATTTTCTCAGGGGTCTATGGCTTCTCCAGGGCCATACAG GAGTTCGGCCTGGCCCGCTTCAAGAGCAACCAGGCAAAAGCCATGAAGGGCTTAGAGCATGCTCTGTCCAACCTGCAAG GAGAGCCCCCCCAGTGGCTGCACAGGGACGCCGTGAAGGAAGCTTCCGGAAAGGCCAAGGGGGCCGCGTTGGCTGCCTCTGAAACCGCTAAGAACCTCGCCTCTGCCGCCGCCCCCAAGAAGAGCCAGCAGTTTGTGTGA
- the mxd4 gene encoding microtubule-associated protein 6 isoform X3, whose product MPRTGPRHVQDMPRTSPRQARDRPKTCPGYAQDKPETCPGYAQDRPKTCPGYAQDRPKTCPKHVQDMPRTSQRHVQDMPRTGPRHVQDMPRTGPKHVQDMPRIGPKHVQDMPRTSQRHVQDMPRTGPKHVQDMPRTGPKHVQDMPRTGPGQAQNMSRICPGQAQDMSRKCPGQAQDMSRICPGQAQNMSRICPGQARDMSRICPGQARDMSRICPGQAQNMSRICPGQARDMSRICPGQAQDMSRICPGQARDMSRICPGQAQNMSRICPGQAQDMSRICPGQAQNMSRICPGQAQNMSRICPAQAQNMSRKWILWIPCHHSNWVGVRVVLL is encoded by the exons ATGCCCAGGACAGGCCCAAGACATGTCCAGGATATGCCCAGGACAAGCCCGAGACAAGCCCGGGACAGGCCCAAAACATGTCCAGGATATGCCCAGGACAAGCCAGAGACATGTCCAGGATATGCCCAGGACAGGCCCAAAACATGTCCAGGATATGCCCAGGACAGGCCCAAAACAT GCCCAAAACATGTCCAGGATATGCCCAGGACAAGCCAGAGACATGTCCAGGATATGCCCAGGACAGGCCCAAGACATGTCCAGGATATGCCCAGGACAGGCCCAAAACATGTCCAGGATATGCCCAGGATAGGCCCAAAACATGTCCAGGATATGCCCAGGACAAGCCAGAGACATGTCCAGGATATGCCCAGGACAGGCCCAAAACATGTCCAGGATATGCCCAGGACAGGCCCAAAACATGTCCAGGATATGCCCAGGACAGGCCCAGGACAGGCCCAAAACATGTCCAGGATATGCCCAGGACAGGCCCAAGACATGTCCAGGAAATGCCCAGGACAGGCCCAAGACATGTCCAGGATATGCCCAGGACAGGCCCAAAACATGTCCAGGATATGCCCAGGACAGGCCCGAGACATGTCCAGGATATGCCCAGGACAGGCCCGAGACATGTCCAGGATATGCCCAGGACAGGCCCAAAACATGTCCAGGATATGCCCAGGACAGGCCCGAGACATGTCCAGGATATGCCCAGGACAGGCCCAAGACATGTCCAGGATATGCCCAGGACAAGCCCGAGACATGTCCAGGATATGCCCAGGACAGGCCCAAAACATGTCCAGGATATGCCCAGGACAGGCCCAAGACATGTCCAGGATATGCCCAGGACAGGCCCAAAACATGTCCAGGATATGCCCAGGACAGGCCCAAAACATGTCCAGGATATGCCCAGCACAGGCCCAAAACATGTCCAGGAAATGGATACTCTGGATACCATGCCATCATAGTAACTGGGTTGGGGTAAGGGTGGTGCTTTTGTAA
- the mxd4 gene encoding uncharacterized protein mxd4 isoform X1 yields MPRTGPRHVQDMPRTSPRQARDRPKTCPGYAQDKPETCPGYAQDRPKTCPGYAQDRPKTCPGYAQDRPKTCPGYAQDRPKTCPGNAQDRPKTCPGYAQDRPKTCPGYAQDRPKTCPGYAQDRPKTCPGYAQDKPETCPGYAQDRPKTCPGYAQDRPKTCPGYAQDKPETCPGYAQDRPKTCPGYAQDRPKTCPGYAQDRPRTGPKHVQDMPRTGPRHVQEMPRTGPRHVQDMPRTGPKHVQDMPRTGPRHVQDMPRTGPRHVQDMPRTGPKHVQDMPRTGPRHVQDMPRTGPRHVQDMPRTSPRHVQDMPRTGPKHVQDMPRTGPRHVQDMPRTGPKHVQDMPRTGPKHVQDMPSTGPKHVQEMDTLDTMPS; encoded by the exons ATGCCCAGGACAGGCCCAAGACATGTCCAGGATATGCCCAGGACAAGCCCGAGACAAGCCCGGGACAGGCCCAAAACATGTCCAGGATATGCCCAGGACAAGCCAGAGACATGTCCAGGATATGCCCAGGACAGGCCCAAAACATGTCCAGGATATGCCCAGGACAGGCCCAAAACATGTCCAGGATATGCCCAGGACAGGCCCAAAACATGTCCAGGATATGCCCAGGACAGGCCCAAGACATGTCCAGGAAATGCCCAGGACAGGCCCAAGACATGTCCAGGATATGCCCAGGACAGGCCCAAGACATGTCCAGGATATGCCCAGGACAGGCCCAAGACATGTCCAGGATATGCCCAGGACAGGCCCAAAACATGTCCAGGATATGCCCAGGACAAGCCAGAGACATGTCCAGGATATGCCCAGGACAG GCCCAAAACATGTCCAGGATATGCCCAGGATAGGCCCAAAACATGTCCAGGATATGCCCAGGACAAGCCAGAGACATGTCCAGGATATGCCCAGGACAGGCCCAAAACATGTCCAGGATATGCCCAGGACAGGCCCAAAACATGTCCAGGATATGCCCAGGACAGGCCCAGGACAGGCCCAAAACATGTCCAGGATATGCCCAGGACAGGCCCAAGACATGTCCAGGAAATGCCCAGGACAGGCCCAAGACATGTCCAGGATATGCCCAGGACAGGCCCAAAACATGTCCAGGATATGCCCAGGACAGGCCCGAGACATGTCCAGGATATGCCCAGGACAGGCCCGAGACATGTCCAGGATATGCCCAGGACAGGCCCAAAACATGTCCAGGATATGCCCAGGACAGGCCCGAGACATGTCCAGGATATGCCCAGGACAGGCCCAAGACATGTCCAGGATATGCCCAGGACAAGCCCGAGACATGTCCAGGATATGCCCAGGACAGGCCCAAAACATGTCCAGGATATGCCCAGGACAGGCCCAAGACATGTCCAGGATATGCCCAGGACAGGCCCAAAACATGTCCAGGATATGCCCAGGACAGGCCCAAAACATGTCCAGGATATGCCCAGCACAGGCCCAAAACATGTCCAGGAAATGGATACTCTGGATACCATGCCATCATAG
- the mxd4 gene encoding translation initiation factor IF-2 isoform X4, translating into MSRICPGQARDMSRICPGQAQNMSRICPGQAQNMSRICPGQAQNMSRICPGQAQDMSRKCPGQAQDMSRICPGQAQDMSRICPGQAQDMSRICPGQAQNMSRICPGQARDMSRICPGQAQNMSRICPGQAQDRPKTCPGYAQDRPKTCPGNAQDRPKTCPGYAQDRPKTCPGYAQDRPETCPGYAQDRPETCPGYAQDRPKTCPGYAQDRPETCPGYAQDRPKTCPGYAQDKPETCPGYAQDRPKTCPGYAQDRPKTCPGYAQDRPKTCPGYAQDRPKTCPGYAQHRPKTCPGNGYSGYHAIIVTGLG; encoded by the exons ATGTCCAGGATATGCCCAGGACAAGCCAGAGACATGTCCAGGATATGCCCAGGACAGGCCCAAAACATGTCCAGGATATGCCCAGGACAGGCCCAAAACATGTCCAGGATATGCCCAGGACAGGCCCAAAACATGTCCAGGATATGCCCAGGACAGGCCCAAGACATGTCCAGGAAATGCCCAGGACAGGCCCAAGACATGTCCAGGATATGCCCAGGACAGGCCCAAGACATGTCCAGGATATGCCCAGGACAGGCCCAAGACATGTCCAGGATATGCCCAGGACAGGCCCAAAACATGTCCAGGATATGCCCAGGACAAGCCAGAGACATGTCCAGGATATGCCCAGGACAG GCCCAAAACATGTCCAGGATATGCCCAGGACAGGCCCAGGACAGGCCCAAAACATGTCCAGGATATGCCCAGGACAGGCCCAAGACATGTCCAGGAAATGCCCAGGACAGGCCCAAGACATGTCCAGGATATGCCCAGGACAGGCCCAAAACATGTCCAGGATATGCCCAGGACAGGCCCGAGACATGTCCAGGATATGCCCAGGACAGGCCCGAGACATGTCCAGGATATGCCCAGGACAGGCCCAAAACATGTCCAGGATATGCCCAGGACAGGCCCGAGACATGTCCAGGATATGCCCAGGACAGGCCCAAGACATGTCCAGGATATGCCCAGGACAAGCCCGAGACATGTCCAGGATATGCCCAGGACAGGCCCAAAACATGTCCAGGATATGCCCAGGACAGGCCCAAGACATGTCCAGGATATGCCCAGGACAGGCCCAAAACATGTCCAGGATATGCCCAGGACAGGCCCAAAACATGTCCAGGATATGCCCAGCACAGGCCCAAAACATGTCCAGGAAATGGATACTCTGGATACCATGCCATCATAGTAACTGGGTTGGGGTAA
- the mxd4 gene encoding uncharacterized protein mxd4 isoform X2 gives MPRTGPRHVQDMPRTSPRQARDRPKTCPGYAQDKPETCPGYAQDRPKTCPGYAQDRPKTCPGYAQDRPKTCPGYAQDRPKTCPGNAQDRPKTCPGYAQDRPKTCPGYAQDRPKTCPGYAQDRPKTCPGYAQDKPETCPGYAQDRPKTCPGYAQDRPKTCPGYAQDRPKTCPGYAQDKPETCPGYAQDRPKTCPGYAQDRPKTCPGYAQDRPRTGPKHVQDMPRTGPRHVQEMPRTGPRHVQDMPRTGPKHVQDMPRTGPRHVQDMPRTGPRHVQDMPRTGPRHVQDMPRTGPRHVQDMPRTSPRHVQDMPRTGPKHVQDMPRTGPRHVQDMPRTGPKHVQDMPRTGPKHVQDMPSTGPKHVQEMDTLDTMPS, from the exons ATGCCCAGGACAGGCCCAAGACATGTCCAGGATATGCCCAGGACAAGCCCGAGACAAGCCCGGGACAGGCCCAAAACATGTCCAGGATATGCCCAGGACAAGCCAGAGACATGTCCAGGATATGCCCAGGACAGGCCCAAAACATGTCCAGGATATGCCCAGGACAGGCCCAAAACATGTCCAGGATATGCCCAGGACAGGCCCAAAACATGTCCAGGATATGCCCAGGACAGGCCCAAGACATGTCCAGGAAATGCCCAGGACAGGCCCAAGACATGTCCAGGATATGCCCAGGACAGGCCCAAGACATGTCCAGGATATGCCCAGGACAGGCCCAAGACATGTCCAGGATATGCCCAGGACAGGCCCAAAACATGTCCAGGATATGCCCAGGACAAGCCAGAGACATGTCCAGGATATGCCCAGGACAGGCCCAAGACATGTCCAGGATATGCCCAGGACAGGCCCAAAACATGTCCAGGATATGCCCAGGATAGGCCCAAAACATGTCCAGGATATGCCCAGGACAAGCCAGAGACATGTCCAGGATATGCCCAGGACAGGCCCAAAACATGTCCAGGATATGCCCAGGACAGGCCCAAAACATGTCCAGGATATGCCCAGGACAGGCCCAGGACAGGCCCAAAACATGTCCAGGATATGCCCAGGACAGGCCCAAGACATGTCCAGGAAATGCCCAGGACAGGCCCAAGACATGTCCAGGATATGCCCAGGACAGGCCCAAAACATGTCCAGGATATGCCCAGGACAGGCCCGAGACATGTCCAGGATATGCCCAGGACAGGCCCGAGACATGTCCAGGATATGCCCAGGACAG GCCCGAGACATGTCCAGGATATGCCCAGGACAGGCCCAAGACATGTCCAGGATATGCCCAGGACAAGCCCGAGACATGTCCAGGATATGCCCAGGACAGGCCCAAAACATGTCCAGGATATGCCCAGGACAGGCCCAAGACATGTCCAGGATATGCCCAGGACAGGCCCAAAACATGTCCAGGATATGCCCAGGACAGGCCCAAAACATGTCCAGGATATGCCCAGCACAGGCCCAAAACATGTCCAGGAAATGGATACTCTGGATACCATGCCATCATAG